A genomic segment from Verrucomicrobiota bacterium encodes:
- a CDS encoding VWA domain-containing protein: protein MKTIFIAITMAALALCLTTGKSEEIITVKLTPDRNKIVKTKDAEVLIKLELKGREASRKRRTPVNLALVLDRSGSMAGPKLEKAKQAACVAIDQLSEKDTISVVIYDDLSNLLIPPQKVKDKSHLKSLVREITDGGSTALYAGVEMGAQQVNKFFAKENVNRVFLLSDGIANVGPSSPAELARLGRNLREQGIQVTTIGLGDDYNEDLMVSLAEASAANYYYVQDTEKLPGIFAEELGKIQNILARNLRVIIVLPEGVEGIEVVGEPDIRFTNRRAEIILPEVYGSQNRSFLVRARVVNASGGKMDVAQANIDYKDEESGKDKKQQILASIEMTENQKESDASLNVEVAQEAALVQNRVVREEALKLADSGKKAEAVLKLKEQSQAISNLPAAARTPKLDQERDSLSAVADEVEAKDGFDKRSRKAFQYENYKQKNQKE, encoded by the coding sequence ATGAAAACAATATTCATCGCAATCACAATGGCGGCGCTGGCGCTTTGTTTAACCACAGGCAAAAGCGAAGAAATAATCACGGTCAAACTCACCCCCGACCGGAATAAGATCGTTAAAACCAAAGATGCCGAGGTTTTAATTAAACTCGAGCTTAAAGGCCGGGAAGCATCCCGAAAAAGGCGGACCCCGGTTAATCTGGCCCTTGTACTGGACCGATCGGGTTCCATGGCGGGGCCCAAGCTTGAAAAGGCAAAACAGGCCGCCTGTGTGGCGATCGACCAGCTTTCTGAAAAGGATACGATCTCCGTGGTCATCTACGATGATCTGAGCAACCTCCTGATCCCGCCCCAGAAAGTCAAAGATAAATCGCATTTAAAGTCATTGGTCCGGGAAATTACTGATGGCGGGAGTACGGCCCTTTATGCCGGGGTGGAGATGGGCGCTCAGCAAGTGAATAAATTCTTCGCCAAAGAAAATGTCAACCGTGTCTTCCTGCTTTCCGACGGGATCGCCAATGTCGGGCCCAGCTCACCAGCGGAACTCGCCCGGCTCGGACGCAATTTGCGCGAACAGGGCATCCAAGTCACCACAATCGGGCTGGGGGATGATTATAATGAGGATTTGATGGTTTCACTGGCTGAGGCTTCAGCGGCGAATTATTATTACGTGCAAGATACGGAAAAATTACCCGGGATATTTGCGGAGGAACTCGGCAAAATCCAAAACATTCTCGCACGCAATTTGCGCGTGATTATCGTGCTCCCCGAGGGGGTAGAAGGTATCGAAGTCGTAGGTGAGCCGGATATCCGTTTTACCAACCGCCGCGCGGAGATTATCCTGCCCGAGGTTTACGGATCCCAAAACCGCAGTTTCCTGGTCCGTGCCCGGGTGGTGAATGCCTCAGGCGGAAAAATGGACGTAGCTCAGGCAAATATCGATTATAAGGATGAAGAAAGCGGGAAAGATAAAAAACAACAGATTCTTGCCTCTATCGAAATGACGGAAAATCAAAAGGAATCCGACGCCTCGCTGAATGTCGAGGTGGCCCAAGAAGCGGCCTTGGTACAAAATAGGGTGGTCCGTGAGGAAGCTCTGAAACTCGCTGATTCAGGAAAAAAGGCAGAGGCTGTACTAAAGCTCAAAGAACAATCCCAAGCCATCAGTAATCTTCCTGCAGCCGCCAGAA